In the genome of Streptomyces sp. SAI-127, the window TCCAACGGCTGCTCAGGCGCAGGCTGCGCGCCGGACTGACCGTGCCGCGGCTGCGCGGCGCCGAGGTCGAACTGCTGCGCCTGGTCGAGTCACGGCCCGGCATCGGCGTCTCCGACGCCGCCAAGGAGCTGTGTCTGGCCGGGAACTCCGTCTCGACCCTGGTCAACCAGCTGGTCAAGGAAGGTCACCTGGTCCGTGAGACCGACCCCGCGGACCGGCGCGCCGCCCGTCTGCTGCTCACCGAGAAGGCCGAGGCGCGGCTCGGGGACTGGAAGCAGCGGCGGGTCGCGCTCGTGAGCCGGCACATCACCCGGCTGGACGCGGCCGATCAGGAGGCCCTGCGCGCCGCGCTCCCCGCGCTGCGCGCGCTCGCCGTCACTCTGCACGAGGAGGCCGAGGAGACATGACACCCGAAGCTGTTTCCTGTACGGGGCTCGCCTACACCTTCGGTGACACCAACGCCGTGGACGGGCTGGACTTGACCGTCGCAGAGGGTGAGGTCTTCGGACTGCTCGGTCCCAACGGCGCCGGCAAGACCACCGCCATCCGCTGCATCACCACCCTGCTCCCCGTCCCGGCCGGCATGATCCACGTCTTCGGCCGCGACACCGCCACCGACGCGATGGCCGTACGCCGGCTGCTCGGCTACGTCCCGCAGCAGCTGTCCGCCGACGCGAACCTGACCGGCCGGGAGAACGTCACCCTGTTCGCCCGGGTCTTCGACGTCGCCCGCAGG includes:
- a CDS encoding MarR family transcriptional regulator; translated protein: MNEETFPEELADALVGVQRLLRRRLRAGLTVPRLRGAEVELLRLVESRPGIGVSDAAKELCLAGNSVSTLVNQLVKEGHLVRETDPADRRAARLLLTEKAEARLGDWKQRRVALVSRHITRLDAADQEALRAALPALRALAVTLHEEAEET